CGCCGTCTCGCTCATTGTGGGCCAACGCTTGGTACGGAAAATTTGTGATCATTGTCGGGAACTGGAGCCGGTATCTCAATGTCAGCTGCGGGAGCTGGGTTTTGATGATGATGCGCTCGGGGCGGTTCATGCGATGAAAGGGCGTGGGTGTGGGTCCTGCCATCAGACCGGATTTAAAGGACGCATGGCCTTATTTGAGATCCTGCCTATTTTTGAAGGACTACATGAAAAAATTTTGGCACGGGCATCGACGAATGATTTGATAACCTGTGCGATAGGCGAAGGATTTCGCACGCTTAGACAAGCGGGGATGGCGGCGGTTCAAGGTGGATTGACGACTGTTGGTGAGGTGTTTGCCGAAACGAGATCTGATGCTTTTGTGTAGGGACGTCAGAAGACCGGATACCCAATGGAATTGACTGCACTCCTAGGTGAATTGTGCCGGCAGGGCGGATCGGATTTGCACCTGGTTTCCGGCAGTGTGCCTCGCCTCCGTGTGGACGGGCATTTACGCCCGATGGAGTCTCCGATATTGACCAACCAGGACATGTCTCAGTTAACCGCGAGTCTATTGACGGAAGCACAGCATCATCAGGTTCTGCAGACCGGAGCCTGGGATGGAGCCTACAGCGTGCCTGCTATCGGGCGGTTTCGGGTCCATATCTATACCCAACAGGGATCCTTGGCCATGGCCATTCGAACAGTGTCCGGGAAGATCCCGACGTTTGAAGAATTAGGGCTACCGCCCATTATTGCGGAATTGATGAGGAAGCCCCAAGGGCTGATTTTGGTAACCGGGCCGACCGGTAGCGGGAAAAGTACGACATTGGCCTCGATGTTGGATCATATAAATGAAGCGCGGTCTGCCCATATTATTTCATTAGAAGACCCCATTGAGATTCTGCACTCGCACAAAAAAAGTTTGGTATCTCAAATGGAAGTGGGATCCGATGTCCGCGAATTCCAGTCCGCCCTGAAAGGTATTTTACGGCAGGATCCCGATGTGGTGTTTTTGGGCGAATTGCGAGATCTCGAGACCATTCAGGCGGCTCTCACCATGGCTGAAACCGGACATCTTACGGTGGCTACTCTGCACACGAATTCTGCGATTCACACGCTGACACGATTGGTCTCGGTGTTTCCTTCCCACCAGCAACAAGAAATTCGTATCCAGTTGTCGATGGTGCTGGAAGGCATTCTGGCACAGAGACTTTTGCCACGTTCAGAGGGAAGGGGCCGGGTTCTGGCTTTGGAAATTCTGATTACCTCTCCGGCAATTCGAAATCTGATTCGCGAAGACAAGATCCATCAAATGTATTCCATGATGCAAACGGGACAAGCTCAATATGGCATGCAGACCATGAATCAAGCGTTGGCCGACTTGGCTGGACAAGGAGTGATATCCTCTGAACTCGCTATGGGACTCACAACTCTTCCTGATGAGTTATCCAAGCTATTGGAGCGCACGGGTCGGGAGCGATCCGGAGCAATGTCCCTGGCCAGGTTGCGGCCTCGGATGTAAATGTCATTAAGAGCCTTCTTGATATCCCACAGAGAAAGCGGGCAATAATTCGAAATGCCCAGATTTGAATATCGTGCGAAAAATTTGGATGGACAGACGGTTCACGGGGAAGTCTTGGCTGCTACGTCCAGTGAGGCCTTGCAACTTCTTCGTAGGCAGGATGTCTTGGTAACCGGTCTGCAAGAAAAAGTTGAAAGGGTATTCAATTTCAGTGGCCAGCTGACCGGCTGGAGCCGCGGGTGGAGCTGGAGAGGCGTGAGCAGTAAAGAATTGGTGGTCTTTACCCATCAGCTGGCAACGTTGATTCGTGCGGGTGTGCCTCTTTTGGAATGCCTGGACATTCTCTCCAGCGAAGCTGAAAACCCCACCTTGCAACAAGTGGTTAAGCATATTCAAGAGGATGTAGAGGGCGGAACCTTGCTCGCTCATGCTTTAAAACGCAACCCGACTGTCTTTAGTGAATTTTACCGGAGTATGGTGGAAGTAGGAGAGACGACAGGTCGCTTGGATGAAAGTTTGACCCAACTGGCCGTGTACCTTGATAAACAGGCTCAGTTGCGGGCGAAAATTTTCTCTGGATTAGCATATCCGGCTCTGCTCGTGGCCGTGGCGATGATTGTCCTGGTCTTTTTATTGATTTGGGTGGTCCCTCTTTTTTCT
Above is a window of Candidatus Nitrospira neomarina DNA encoding:
- a CDS encoding type IV pilus twitching motility protein PilT translates to MELTALLGELCRQGGSDLHLVSGSVPRLRVDGHLRPMESPILTNQDMSQLTASLLTEAQHHQVLQTGAWDGAYSVPAIGRFRVHIYTQQGSLAMAIRTVSGKIPTFEELGLPPIIAELMRKPQGLILVTGPTGSGKSTTLASMLDHINEARSAHIISLEDPIEILHSHKKSLVSQMEVGSDVREFQSALKGILRQDPDVVFLGELRDLETIQAALTMAETGHLTVATLHTNSAIHTLTRLVSVFPSHQQQEIRIQLSMVLEGILAQRLLPRSEGRGRVLALEILITSPAIRNLIREDKIHQMYSMMQTGQAQYGMQTMNQALADLAGQGVISSELAMGLTTLPDELSKLLERTGRERSGAMSLARLRPRM